In Fusarium oxysporum f. sp. lycopersici 4287 chromosome 9, whole genome shotgun sequence, the genomic stretch CAAAGTAGTCTCGGAGGTATTGATAGTTTTCGTACTTCATATCCTGGAACAGGAGAATTGACTCAATATCATGGCCGCGCATTCGCAAAGACTCATATGCTGAAATTGTCTGTGAGATGCCGCCGAGCTTCGAGTCGCCGACGAGAACGACTGGCGCACGCAATGGCGCGTAGAGATCAGCTTGGGTTGTGCCGGATGGACCAGGTGAGTGAACGCCTCCAGCAGTCTCTAGAAACAGCCATCCTGGACCCTCAGAGGCATATCGAGAGGTGGTGTCGTAGATCTTTGTGAGAACATCCTCATCGGATGGAATTGGCTACTCCGTAAGCTTCGTTCAGCAATCAATTGACCTCATACCTTGCCAGATGCCTTCGCAGCGATATGAGGACTGCAGGGAATATCGTACTGAAAGAGCGTCTCATGGTTCGTCGACGGAGCATATCGTTGAATATGACTAATTTGTTAGACAATTCTCCCAGAATCACCAAACTTCTACTCCAATTAGCCAAATCTTCTCAATTGGCCTCAAACTTACACCATCCATCAGCCTCATTCGCAGCCCCAGTAGAAACCGGCTTCAGAAACCATGTCCTATCACCCCGCTTAACCGCAGAGTTACACAAAATCGTACTGAAAATCGTCTTTCCAACATCAGTATTCGCACCGTAAACCTGATGCGTTCGCAGCGATCGCCAGAGAAGAGCCGGGACCGGCGCCATTTTTTGTGATGAGTGAAATGGACAAAAGGGTTGAGGTGGAATGCCGCGGTTTATAATGGAGGGTCTAGATCGGCACGGCAAAGAGCTCCGGGCGGGGCGGGACTCAACATGTACTAAACCCAACAAATTCCGCGTGCTTTACCAATTGAATTGGCCTGTGAGTTTTTAACTTTGTAACAATGTCGAAACTGGAGCAGCAGTTGAAAGCGCGATTATTGGATCGTGAGAAACGATCGCAATTACGACGATTGACGACGTTTCCACCTGACAATGTCGACTTTTCGTCAAATGCATACCTCTCTCTGTCATCGGTACCTGAGATTCGACGCGCCTATCACTCGCTTCTTGAGAATCATGCAGCGCCGCCTCCGTTGTTAGGCTCCGGTGGTTCACGACTATTGGACGGCAATTCAACCCTCGCGGAAAATCTTGAGAGAGACATTGCGGCATTTCATAACGCAGATGCTGGGCTGTTGTTTAATTCGGGGTTTGATGCGAATGTCGGTCTTGTGAGCTGTTTGCCGCAGCCGGGGGATGTTGTTGTCTACGATGAGCTTATTCATGCGAGTGCTCATGATGGGATGAGGTTGAGTCGGGCGGGACGGAGGGTGTCGTTTAAGCATAATTGTGTGTATGGGGAGGGTGGACTAGATGATGTTTTGAGTGGAATTGGGGGCGAGAAATCTGTGTTTATTCTTGTTGAAGGTGTTTACAGCATGGACGGCGATGTCGCTCCTCTCAAAGAGATTGTCGAAAGCGTCAAAAGTCGAGTCCCAACTAATGGCTACATCATCGTCGACGAGGCACATTCTACAGGCATTTTTGGACACCAAGGACGCGGTCTCGTATGCGAATTGGGTTTGGAAAAGGAAATATTTGCACGACTGCATACCTTTGGCAAAGCAATGAGTTCTTTTGGAGGTGAGTAAAGCTAAAACCGCTCATCCAACGAAGCTAACCATGCAGCTATTGTCTTGTGCTCACCCACGACGCGAGAGTATCTCATAAATTACGCACGAACTCTCATCTACACGACTGCAATGCCATTCTCCTGTCTTGCGAGTATTGGCATCTCTTATCAGTATCTGCAGAGTGGAAGGGCTGATGAGAGGTTGAAGCATCTTTGGAGTCTGATCAGCTACACGCACAAGCTACTAGCGGAAGCATGCTCTTCCAGCCAATCAATTCGCGCGGAGGAAGCACCGAAATCACCGATTATACCGGTTTTTACATCACAGCCACGCAGTCTAGCTCAGTTTTGTCAGGAACGGGGGTTCACGGTTCGTCCGATTGTGGCGCCGACAGTACCCAAGGGCAGTGAAAGGGTTAGGATATGTGTACATGCAGGGAACACGATTGCGGAAGTGGAAGGATTGGTCGACACGATCAAGCTTTGGGTGCAGGCTCATGAAGGGGGGTCTGCGAAACTTTAGACATCGCCTGTGGAGATAGGTTGTAAAGATAATATAGACAGGAATGCCACTAGCAATCTGGGGCGTCTTCATTCTTACTAAACTCTTAGGAAGCCTTCAGCTAGGAATAATAGTTTAAGTTCGTGATGTAAGCGTAATACAATGACTAGTGAGGCGTCTCGGCAAACCTTACGCCCATCCATACTATCTTAGTACAAACTAGTGTCTCGCGAGAGGACTATATAAACTCGACTTGCCCCAAGTCTCACTTCTCCTGATATTATCGAGGCCATTTAATTATGGGCACTCACCATAGTAACGGTGCTATGAGGAGTTgcagcttcatcaccatcatcgctTAGCGTCATGAATCAACGAATACATCGGCATCTATGTTTACTTAGACAAAATGATAACTGAAAGCAATAATCGAAAAGCTCCTTTGCCTAGAGCATCGTCTATATCTACAGCTCtccctgtccatcccgaaaCACCTCATCGTACCACGGCTTCTCCGCCTCCGCCTTTTCCGTCTTTGCACGGCAAACGTACCCGAACTCACGCTCTACGATACTGACCTCCCCCGAATCGATAATGAACGTTCTCGGCTTCTTCTGAGTGACATTCGACCGCGACTCCCAGTACACCAATCGTTCCCCGTTGACGGCAATCTCCAGTAATGGCTCCGCTTCGACGACCTCCAGTTGAGACTTGATGAGTTGGCGAAGGTACGGAAAGAACCAAATCCTATCCCACCAGAGATAGCGACGTTTCTTTGCTCCATCTTTGTGAGCGTTGTGGTGAACAACCACGGGAATGGCAGTGGAGTAGAAATCGGCGTACACAGGCATGTCTCCCCAGTCTGCTGGATCCTGAAGGATCTGGTTCAGTGGGTTTGTAGAAGATTGTATATCTTCTGGCACACCGTCTAGTCTTGGCTCAATGCCGAGAGACACTGACTTTTCAGCAATACCAGTCTCGTTATTCAGCGCAATGATCTCGCCATCTTGTTCCTCGAAGACAGTTGGAATGAACAGATTCTGCATATAGTCCAGTCCGACATGATACTCAAAGTCGCTATGCATAACATCGAAGCTCTTGTCCTTTTGAGACACGGTATTCTTGCGAAGCCAGCGACGCCAGACTTCTTGTTCCGCAAAGATCTCACCGAATATTCCTTGATCGCTGTACAAGTCTTTGCCATTCACCAAACCTCTCTGCATTCGCTCATGCACGCGACGAAAGTATTTTCTCATATCGCCAACAGGACCAATCATGCTCCCGCTATTGAGATATTTCGGTCGTACATCATGGAATACGTTAGGGTCTTTGTCGGTATTCGGTCCGTAGAGGTCTTTACGAGCTTGGCTTTCGGGGAGCTGATGGCAGTGGAGGACGGAGCCTGATGATGGCGGAGGGAAGCATTTCTTTTGGGCTGAAACGATTATGGTCTGTTCCATTGGAGGTTTGCCTCGACGGTTCCATTGTGACGCCAGTCGTTGGTTAGCTTGACGGTTTGCTTCGTGATATCGCTTGAGGAGGACCTCTGGCGGAAGCTGGTACCAAACGTCATACGAATCCGTCAGTACAACTATATCATTCTCCTCGAGTCTATTCTCGTCCGAAGTGTCGGCCTTCGAAACGCTATCAAGATACTCCAGAGTACCTGTAATCTTTGCGAGGTGAGACCCTCCCTTCCAACCTTTAGACTTATCGTACGTCTTACCCCAGTTCACAATAACTGGAGCTGGATACCCTAATGCCAACGCACTGGTGATGACTTTGCATAAATCGTGGTCTGGGTTATTGGCAGGGAGGACTATACTAAGCCGTCGATCCTTTGAAGGAAGCTTGGCAATGTCCTGCTGAGGGTACGTCTCATAGGCCTGGCCAGCCGCAACCTCTCCGGCCAAGAATGCGCGGCCCTGGTTACATTAGCATTGGCGTTGGGGGCTCATTTCTCGCCTTACCTTTAGGGAGGTGAGTGCTAGGAGGCCAGGGAAAATGAGGAGAGCGGCGATGAGGATTAGAATTGTCTTGAGGGGGAGACGAAGAATGCGTTTTGCGAAGAGCTGGAGGCTTGAACCATTCTTCTCGGGGGTgacaacatcttcaagaCTGCTGCTGGAATCAACCCGTTTGTAGCCTTGAGGCCATATCTGGGGGATCATTTGGCGTAGAGTGTTCATGTCGTACGTTTAACAAATAACATAAACGAAATGCTAAGTTATTTCAGGGGAAATcccttatatataaacaACTCATCACATTATTTTATTTCTGCATCGCCACAGCAGGAACAAATCTCCACATATCTTGGCAACTGATACAGTGACGGTTCACTACTTGGCGTCAGCACATCAACGCACCACAGCAGAGACTGGCATTAAGCAGGAAATTATAAACCTTCACCGTCCAATTAGATCTCCTGGTGCCATGATCCTTGGCGATGCCGAACGTCCCGAGCACGCCGCTCAAGGGTGGAGGTTACCCATGCGCCTACGTAGCATCCTGCCTAGCGTCTTGGTATACATCAAAAGAGAGAATAGGGTCTCGCTTGGAGTAAATGACGCGGTTAAACGACTCTTGCGTTTCGTCTTCCGGTGTCTTTGGGCTGGTATGCCTCGTGGTCAATCCCATGTGTACCCCATTTTCTCCACCATCGATTTCCGTAGGATAATCCTTTGCTACGACTCCAATGGTTGTTTGGTGTTTTTCGCACCTTTCTCCGCCCGTGAGTGCCTGTTCTATAATTAGATATTGTTAAAGTCGAGATAAGATACGTACATCTCCCgttgtttctctttgttcGAGTTGTAAACTGGTTGCACTCCGCACAGTACTTTCGATCGCCCATCCAACCCCGCAATCTCATGAACAAAGGACATGAAATGCATGCGCAATGTTTCTTGCAGTATGAAACGTTGCAGACTGGGTGATCGGTTGGGTACATTCGACATCTGTAACAGACTTTGCAGCCTCTGTATTCATGGCGTCTGAAGCGATGGCCGGTTGGGAAGTAGATGACTTGTTGCTCTCTAGCGCCGTCGCAACCTGGCCGGCGGGGAATGTTGTTGTGATAAGGATCTCGGCATTCTGAAGGGACGTCGGGGGTTGGACCAAGTTGATCGACCCATGTAAGATTAGGTTTGCTGGGGATGAGTGGTGTGACGAGATTTCGCATATCAGGGCCAGTTAATGAGAGGCAGACTAGGTCGTTTCTGGAGCAGAAGTTTAGGATCTCGAGTTTGAGCTCTGGGGGGAACTTGTGAAAGAGAGTGAAGGGTTCTGGAGATGCTGACATGATGTCAGATGCGGCTGAATAGAGAAGGTAAAGTTGGTTGGTATTGAGTATCTAAatatgatgaaggagaaaagCTGAGATATTTAtgagtcttgttctttgtGCTACATACTCCAATCTCGATTGTCGCAAGGCATCTTAGGCAGCCTTTCACAGACTCCGCAAGTCAGTCACGTGTGGCGTGTCAGCCTCGAAATGTGGGGATTCTGCCTGATTTACCGCCACATGAGAGCAGAACTACCTTTTGCCTTATGTTTCGTTTGAGATCATCTCTGGCCACTTGCTTGGAGGTTAAATTAACTTTATCTTTCCGAAAAATCAAATAAAATACTGTCACAAAATAGACTTTGGAGTTAAAGGGGACACCAAACGAACTCTCACTTATGTCAAAGCCTACAATGAATACAGCACCAAACGTGTCAGAAGGTTTTCTAACGTGATGCAGTCCCCTTTCCCATGCCACTTCGTGCACCCATGTTGTCAATCGcttttcatctcatcttaCAGCTAAGGTTTTGTGCTCGCGGCAATCAAACTCTCATCAAAGTTTACGCTCCTTGAGTAGTAGAGCCGTTACGAGCGTGATCCcggagaagagaatggagagTCCTGATTCATTAGTCACCTCCTGGCAAGGGGACATGCACTTACCGTGGCCATACTCGATTCCTCTGATATAACCTTCGATCAGTACCTTTCGAATGGACTCGGAAGCTTCGTCGATGTACGAGACACTCTCTGCGGCTTTTCGAATGACCTAGAAACTTAGCAGACTTCACAAATGCAGTGAAATGACTCACCTCGTCAATAAAGCGTTGAGACTTTCCGAGATCACTGAGGTTCTGTTGAATGTCGTGTCTGAGAAGTCCTTGGATGGTTGCGCTGGTACCAGCCATGCCAACTACTGAACCCAAAGTTACAGCGAGGAAGattccagaagaagctgcTGCTTTGTCTTTGGGATCAATGGAAGCTTGGAGAGCGATAAAGGCAGCACTTTGAGCGATGCCCATTCCCAGGCCCCTGAATGGTTAGCATAAGAATCCAGAAGATAGGGGCACGTACCCTGGGAAGACGTAGAGTGACTCTAGCCAATTGGTCTGTCCGTGCCAGCGCAGCAGCATCAGAGTGTAACTCGTGATTGATGAAACAGCcgagaagatgatgagtgCCCTGTATCGACCAGTTCTCTTGATTATCAAGCCTGTTGCTATGCCTCCGACTGTGTTTCCGATGACTGCGGGGAATAAATGAGCGCCGGCGATTGTACTCGATACACGCTGAGTAACCTGGAAGTAGATGGGGACGGTATACATCATCTGGTCGGTTAGTATCTGGAGTTCACGGCGGTGGGCGACATACTCCAAGTTGTGCAGCTGCTTGACCAAACGCAATCAGATACGTCTTTGTGACATCGCCACTTCTGAGTAAGCGAAGAGGGAAGATTGGTTCCTTGGCCCAGCGTGACTCTACAAGTACGAAAGCAACTGAGAGAATCACACCAGCGGCAGCGAGAATTGGCACGAGGGGATGACTCCATGGAATCTTCTGGCCGCCAATCTCAAGGGGAACCATGAAAGCGAGAACAGAGCCACCCAAAAGCAGAGCTCCAAGTGCGTCGATCCTTTTGATGCGCTCGAGTGTCGCGCCCTCGGTCTGTGTTGTAGAGGGGAGGAGGATGGCGGCGATGATCATGGATACAGCAAAAATTGGCGATTGTCCGAGGAATGACCTACTCTGTCAGTATGGGCTGTTGAATGAGCGATAGACTCACCATCTCCAGCCGATTGTATCAGCGAGAAAGCCTCCAAGCGGACCACCAATGCTACGGCCGACGGTGGCGATGACATTCATGTAGCTTTGCCATGAGGCAACTTCTCGGAGAGGTGCGAGTTCTAATGGTCAGCTTGGAACGGAGGATAAAGGGTCGTCGTACCAGTTATGATGACTGATGCCATTGTAGTCATTCCTGCACCTCCAGATCCAGAGATTACGCGACCTAGGATGACCTGCCACATTGACTGGCCAGCGCCTCTGAAGTTTGTTAGAACGAGACTATGCGGATGACATAGACTTACACGAGGGCACTGAAATTGTTAGCCAGAGATTCAAGTGAGACCAGGGTCGGGTGCGGTCTGGACTCACCATCCAACAGCAAACAGTCCATAGCAGAAGATCAATATTGTCTTTCGTCCAAAGATATCGCTCAGTTTGCCGTACTACTCAATTAGCCCAACTCGCCCCCAGAATGACTTCACGTACAATCGTCTGCGATGCTGCACTAGCCAACATGAAGCTGATAAATAGCCAACTCGAATCCTGAAGCTTGCCAAACTCGGACGCAATCACCGGATGAGTCGCCAGTACCAATGAGCCATCGGCATTGGAAGTAAAGATACCTAAATTGTTAGCTCGGAATCACAATGTCGGAAAGACTCACCAATCAGCAACGCGACAACTACCCTCGCGATAAACGCATGGCTATACGTTTTCGGCTCGTCGGGGCTGTTCCTCTCGACATCCGAGACCTCGGGAGGTATCTCCGGTATCAAGGGAGTCGTCTCTGTCGCGTTAATTCTGGTCATTTTGACGCGCTTGACTTGAGAAAATGATAGTGAAAGATTTACTTTTGATTTTCTATTTAAATCTCCGATATCGTCGTTATCGTAGACGTGATTTCGGATCAAAGCACATCATCGCTGATCCACTCCGCGGAATTGGATGCACTGACTGGGTGAGGCATATAGACACGGGAAGTGGGCAGAGACATATAAAAGCCATAACACATACTCTCTCACCATTGAACACGAAATAGTTCTCGTATTCTGCCTGCTCCAAGTTCAAGTCGGTTGAGACAACCCCACCGGTTCATGTGCCGCACCTCCGCACGGACTGAGCAGGACGAGGCTCTTTTGGGACTGATATCATGAACCCTGCCAGCAGATCATTTCTATCGTTTCTCTTTGTCTATACCAATATAACACTAGCTAGTCCATGCGTCAAGACCAACAGCCAGTCTCACTATCCCCAATTCGCAAATCATGAACTTTCACTTTGCTTTAACTGGGCCGACCAATCCTGACTCGTCAATCAAGACTAAAATGTGGATCCGCCCTTTCTGAACATGTCCGAGACTTCGCCGTAAACTCATCGTAACCCCATGACCTCCAAattccatcaacaccaacatggCACACCAAGCAGATCCAACCGGTGATCTTTTTATCGACTTTGCAGACTTTCAAAATGCTGCAGAGGCTGAAACTATCTCCCCTGGCATTCTGCAGACATCGACGGCTCCTCCAAAAATCGGTAATCGCTTTTCGTCCGAGTCTGTCAAGATTTTGAGGAATTGGTTCGCTGCGCATGAAAGGCATCCGTATCCTACTATTCAAGATGTCCAGGATCTCCAAGAGCAGACGAGTCTGAATCGACAGCAGGTTACGAATTGGTTTGCGAATGCGAGGCGGAGAGCAAAGGTTCATTTATCACGGCCGACATCGCCAATG encodes the following:
- a CDS encoding acetyltransferase — its product is MSKLEQQLKARLLDREKRSQLRRLTTFPPDNVDFSSNAYLSLSSVPEIRRAYHSLLENHAAPPPLLGSGGSRLLDGNSTLAENLERDIAAFHNADAGLLFNSGFDANVGLVSCLPQPGDVVVYDELIHASAHDGMRLSRAGRRVSFKHNCVYGEGGLDDVLSGIGGEKSVFILVEGVYSMDGDVAPLKEIVESVKSRVPTNGYIIVDEAHSTGIFGHQGRGLVCELGLEKEIFARLHTFGKAMSSFGAIVLCSPTTREYLINYARTLIYTTAMPFSCLASIGISYQYLQSGRADERLKHLWSLISYTHKLLAEACSSSQSIRAEEAPKSPIIPVFTSQPRSLAQFCQERGFTVRPIVAPTVPKGSERVRICVHAGNTIAEVEGLVDTIKLWVQAHEGGSAKL